TGATGAATCTGCCCCTCTGTTGCACTCAGTTATTTtttgctggtttggttttgggtttttttttctcttttcttattgGTAACATTTAGTTTCTTAAAATTTGAAGCCCGAGGGTTGATTACAGACGGTATTATCTTGATACCTAGGTGTTAGGCTTTGTGTTGGAGACAGAGTTTTCTGTCCTTGCGGTCATGGGTGCATCTTGCTTTCTTCAGATGAAGATGAGCAGAACTCAGTGTCAGCTTTGCAGGGGGTTTCTTCCTCGGGCAGCTCTGAAGAGCTCATATGGAAGGAGAAATACCATTCAGCTCACCTGGCCTCAGGGTGTCGTATCACTGCAACACCAAGGTCACTGAAGAAAAGTAGTATAATGATAAAAAATTGAACATAAGGTACTGaatataatcttttaaaatcagctgGCTCAAAAGGGATGAAGTTGATGTAAAACTTctagttttgggtttttttaagtccaATTAGTAATTGATTACTTTTTGCTATACATTCCTCTCCACACCCATTTCTTGCTTGAATATGATGAAAATTTTTCCTCAAGTCTGGCAAAAAGGGTCATGTTAGGGAGAGCGAAGGTTTGAGAAAACAATAGGCAATTGAAGGAAGTCCTCTAACTGCAGAGAGTAAGTTACtgatatacatttttaaatctggaaaGATAAGATATTAGCAGTTAGCATTGACACctatcctgattttttttttttaaacttgataTTGACTATCAGCTTATGGTGGACCATCCCCTTTTCAAGTAGACAATaacactgaatgaaaaatactgtcCAAAAGTCACTCCTCATTGTACCTTTCTTCTTGGCTTCTTGTAACAAATGAGCCCAGTGCTTTTCTGGAGAAATTAAATGTtggcttttgtggtttttttttaatgtttccagaTGAAACCGAGGCACACATTGACTATGAAGATAACTTTCCTGATGACAGATCGATACCTATTGTTGAGAATGAACATGTCAATGGCAAAGAGGAAACTGAGCAGGAGCAAGAACAGCTTTCCTTCAGTAAAAgttcagaggaaggaagaacTGGAACTACCAAAGGTGTTACTCAGGGGACAGACACTTCTGAAAAAGGAAGCAGGGCACCAACTGAGTCCCCTGTGTCACTCCTAAGCCAAAAGAACTTGTTTTGGTTTCCATCGGAGGCTTTCAGTGAGCCTGAATCAGAGAAAGAGACAGGTGATTCCACTAAAGCACAGTTTTCTGAAGGTGATAACCACATTGGAGTGAAGACAGCCTATGATGAACCTGGTGCCAAAATGTTTTATGACAGTGAGGATTTCCCCATTGGACCCATTCTCACAACTAATGATACAAAGGCAGAGATAGATGCAGTTGCCATTACTGATGAGTCGTGGTTAGACGGCTATCCAGTAACACAAGAAGTGGTAGAGGATGATGAAGAGGAGGGGGATAAAGTTGATGGTTCGATGGGAACAGAAGATGATGTTGTCCTCACGACTGACCAACCGAATCACGTTGAAGTAAGAAAATCAGGCAATGGTAGCCCAGCTCCAGAGGAAGGTTTAACACAGATTGTGGCAGCAACAACGAGGATAGATGATGAAGGGGCCAAAGAGACACTGGTACCACTTACGTCAGTGAGTGGTCTGGAGAACTTAAGTGTGAGCAGAGGTTATGATGATGCTGCATGGGACCACCCAATAACATCTCTGGAAACTGTGACTCAGGAGCCCAGTAAAACGATGCTGTTTGACATAACCAGCTTAAAAACGTCCATGTTAGAAACCTCTGTGATGGTCAGCCCCTCCGATCACACTCTGTATGCCGAACCAAAGGAAACAACTGCCTACCCAGCACAAGTAGCAACCACTGCACCAGCTCCCGATATCATTACTGACACGTCGTCCCAGGAATTAGCTGAGCAAGAAAACCTCACCCAGGGCCTTGGAGAAAAGCCCCTCCCCACTTTGGAGCCATGTGAGGGAGAGGATTGTCCCAAGTCCAGTAAAGGTGCTATCATAGCAGTAATTGTGATTCTTCTCTGCTTGTTACTGGTTGCAGCTGTACTGGCTGTGTGGTTTTTCAAAAAACGGCAGCAGAAGAATTCTGTTTATAAACTAAATGGAAGGTGTCAACCCAGACATCATTGCTACCACCACTACCACCACCAGCACATCGAAATGCAGAAAGTCTAACCAGGGGTCTTTTGGCAGAGATGctagaaatcagaagaaaaacatattgaTGCTAGAAGGATCACATGACTCATGGATGCTAAAATCCAGcagtgcagaaagcagaagaaaaaaagaatgctaAAAGAACATagcagacagaaaatatttcatccttttgAAATCAGTTTAGCATATTCGACCTTTCAGAGCTAAAGAGTCTGTATGTTTTTATCACAAGGGTCTTTTGGAGACATCAGCAGGACACAGCATGCTTGGTAGTACATCTACTATTTGTTCCGCTTTTACATTTTGCTcctattaataataaattaattgatTAATTTCTGTGTTACCTGGTTATAATGTAATGGCAGGGCTGGTCAGGCCTTCTTGGTCTATTCTCagtggaagagggaaagaaggagggaaggaggggagaaggatgTTTTTGGAGCAACCACACATTTGgtgtttgttccttttttagAACCTTGCCCAAGCTGGTCAGGATAAACCACCGTAGCAAATTATTACCTGACgtgtcttaaaaagaaaaactatttgcTACCATACTTTAATGGATAGTATTGCAATGATTACTAAGGTACTTTTCTTCAACGTTGTGAATTTAACAAGCCACAAATGTTGGATCATTACGCTATTTTTCCGGAAGGTGTTCTTTTAGCCTTAGTGAAGAAGTGCCATTCTTATACTAATCTTTTTATAGAAATCATGATGTCTCCCTGGAATTCAGAGAACACTGTAAGTGCCATTCTTCCTTGAGTATCAGCAGGAGAGGAGTCAGAGCACCTTTGATTCCAGGTGTTATGATGAATAGCCTCTTATTACAGAGCCAAACAGTGATGAAGCACTTTCCAGGGGAGCCCTATATAAAGTcggctgcttttctgaaaacgATACTGACTGACCGagatactgaattttaattcacAGCCAGCAGTACCTCTGGCAACTGAAGCCATGTATAATACTTCTGCCATATGAACTCTGTGGAAGGACTGATTTTCACCATTCTGTTCTTTCATCAGCTGGAGGGGTGTCTGGGCTGGACGTTGGCTATGGGAGATGGGTATCCATTTTGAATGCTAAAGCAAacctgggaaagagagaaattgcATCCAGTTGATAAAATGCAAACACTTGGCTTTTAGACTGTTGTTGCTGTAAAAACACAGAGGCTTTTCCAACAGTATGTTCCATTTCCaaaagttctgaaaataaacagggagagaggggaggatgTTTTCTAGAATCCCTTAACATAGTTCTGGTGACTTTAGTATGAAATACTCTTCCTTACCTTTCTGAATGAACAGGAGAAAGACTGGCAAATTTGAATTATCTGCAGGTCAGAAATAAATTCATCTGCCACTCTATTGTACAGCCTTAGCCAAAATATGCCAGTAGTTCAACACATCAAAATATTGGAGTAAGAAAAGGTGACTGGGTGGGGTTCACCCGTTTTCATGTTCTGCCTTGAGTCACAGTGGCAACCATCTCTAACTCCATGGAAGGTAGACTTTATGAAATGGAGTACAGAATTGGGCCCGTCATACATAGAGCCATCAATCTCAGTGCTggtaaggaaaacaaagcatttttagaCAACAGCTATATGTTATCTTGGAGAATTTGACCTCAGAATGGTAAGAGTTGAATCTAACTGCCTGGCAAGAGCCACAGTAAATaaagaaggacagaaaatgtaCAGATTTGTAAATACTGTGTTCTCTGACATATGCATGACTTTATGCTTTTAATGCATTCTAGACTATGAAATAACCTAGAATTTCTGttgtaaactatttttttatgcagtaatgtttaaaaaaaaaccaccaatgGATTTCGCACTAAGCAACTTCATGGAGACTGTTAACTCAACTAAAACATATCATCTGTAATCTCATGgaaatatgctgaaaaataaacacaggaacatcaattaaaaatattgtttaactGAAAGGTACAAGTATGTGTTACAGTACTGTGTAGCATCATTCACAATGAAAAGTCAATACTATCTGGCTCAGGAACTGAACATGTGAAAATGAGACTCAAAATATAATTACAAACACAAATTGTACAGGGATCTTATTTGAGACTTAGAAATACTTGTTATTCATgaaccagaagaaaatgtacATTAACATAATGCTTTGgagatatttaaataaaaatcaagtcacaaaaaaagggaaaggaagcgCTTGTGTGTGTTCTTGTACAAATCATCCAGTTTGCCCACATgtttatgga
Above is a genomic segment from Ciconia boyciana chromosome 2, ASM3463844v1, whole genome shotgun sequence containing:
- the SUSD5 gene encoding sushi domain-containing protein 5; the encoded protein is MASGSQRFSLTFLQGVGSVFFILQIISVQADGKVFALESKNNSRGLDLAEAEKACVDLSAHLATAEELKRAVLDCSFAGCTTGWLASASTGTIICRKTGSKQQSVKAIDVKIETDPFVNDQYDAFCVKDEDKPCGDPPSFPHTILHGHTGFEMGDELLYVCAQGYVMGNKETAFTLLCDSCGEWYGQVQACVKDETEAHIDYEDNFPDDRSIPIVENEHVNGKEETEQEQEQLSFSKSSEEGRTGTTKGVTQGTDTSEKGSRAPTESPVSLLSQKNLFWFPSEAFSEPESEKETGDSTKAQFSEGDNHIGVKTAYDEPGAKMFYDSEDFPIGPILTTNDTKAEIDAVAITDESWLDGYPVTQEVVEDDEEEGDKVDGSMGTEDDVVLTTDQPNHVEVRKSGNGSPAPEEGLTQIVAATTRIDDEGAKETLVPLTSVSGLENLSVSRGYDDAAWDHPITSLETVTQEPSKTMLFDITSLKTSMLETSVMVSPSDHTLYAEPKETTAYPAQVATTAPAPDIITDTSSQELAEQENLTQGLGEKPLPTLEPCEGEDCPKSSKGAIIAVIVILLCLLLVAAVLAVWFFKKRQQKNSVYKLNGRCQPRHHCYHHYHHQHIEMQKV